The following DNA comes from Nocardioides panzhihuensis.
GACCGCTTCGGGGGTCAGTGCGACCTCTCTCCTGACGCGGTCCCAGTCGTCGGCAGCCTCGGTCTCACGCAGGTAGGGCAGGTCGGTCTTGTCGGGGTCGCCGACGTAGAAGAGGTAGCCGAGCATCGGTACGCTGTCGCGCTGCTGACCGTCGCCGAGCAGCTCGGCGACCGGCGCACCCTGCGCCTGACCTGCGAGATCGAGGAGCGCGGACTCCAGCGCGGTGACGGCGTGGACGGTCGTACGCAGGTCGAACGTCTGGGCTCCGCGGCCGCCGGCGTCGCGGTCGGCGAACCGCTCCGCCACCTGCCGAAGCAGGCTGCGGTAGCGGGTGACGGGCTGGCCGACGAGCAGCTCGGCGGCCTCCTCGATGGTGCGTCGGATCGGCTCGCCGCCGGGGACCTCGCCGACGCCCTCGCGGCCCTCGGAGTCGGTGAGGATCGCGATGTTGCGGGTGAAGAACGGCGCGTGGGCGCCGCTGAGGTTGAGCAGCATCGAGTCGTGGCCCGCGACGGGGACGACCTCGATCTTGCCAATGGTGGGCACAGTGGTGGTGCTGGCGGTCATGGCAGCTGGAGCTCGCCGTCGATCCGGCGGGCGAGGTGCCACGGGTTGTCGTCGCGTACGGCCTCCGGGAGGAGCGCCGTGGGGACGTCCTGGTAGGCGACCGGACGCTGGAAGCGCTCGATCGCGAGGCTGCCGACCGAGGTGGTGCGGGAGTCTGAGGTGGCCGGGAACGGGCCGCCGTGGACCATCGCGTGGCCGACCTCGACGCCGGTGGGCCAGCCGTTGAAGAGGATCCGGCCGACCTTCAGCTCGAGCGCGGAGACGACCTGAGCGGCGGCCTCGTCGTCGGCGTCGGTGGCGTGGACCGTCGCGGTCAGCTGGCCCTCGAGGGAGCTCAGGCTGGGCAGCAGCTCCTCGACGGAGTCGTAGCGGATCACGACGCCGGAGGCGCCGAAGATCTCGTCGGTCACGCCGTCGAGGCGGGCGGCCTCGACGATCTGGGGTGCGGGGGCGTCCTCAGTGCCTGCCTTGCCCTCGCCGACGACGGTGACGCCGTCGGTGGCGCGGAGCGTCGCGATGCCCTTCTCGTAGGCGCTGGCGATGCCGGAGGTCAGCATGGTCCCGCCGACGGCCTCGGCGGTGGCGCGGCCGGCTGCGGCCAAGAAGGCATCGCCGGCCTCGCTCTTCGGGAGGAAGAGCAGGCCGGGGTTGGTGCAGAACTGGCCGGCGCCGAGGGTGAGCGAGCCGACGTACGCCGTGGCGAGCGCGTCGACGTCACCGTCAAGAGCGCCCGAGAGGACGACGACCGGGTTGATCGAGGACATCTCGGCGTAGACCGGGATCGGCTCGGGCCGGGCAGCGGCGGCCGCGGCGATCGCGAGCCCGCCACCACGGGAGCCGGTGAAGCCGACGGCCTTGATCCGCGGGTCGACGACCAGGGTCTGGCCGAGCTCGATGCCGGCCTTGAAGTCGGTGGAGAGGAGGTAGGAGAAGGTGCCGACGGGCAGCCCGGCATTCTGGACGGCGCGGGTGACGGCCTGGGCGACCAGGTAGCCGGTGAGCGGGTGCGCCGGGTGGCCCTTCACGACCACCGGGCAGCCCGCGGCGAGCGCCGAGGCGGTGTCGCCGCCGGCGGTCGAGAAGGCGAGCGGGAAGTTGCTGGCGCCGAAGACCGCCACCGGGCCCAGCGGGATCTGGCGCTGACGGATGTCGGCCCGCGGGAGCGGGGTCCGGTCGGGAAGCGCCGGGTCGATGCGTACGCCGAGGTGGTCACCGCGTCGCACGACGCCGGCGAACATCCGGAGCTGGCCGGTGGTGCGGCCGACCTCGCCGCTGATCCGGCCCTCGGGCAGGTGTGACTCGGCGACGGCTGCCTCGACGATCTCGGGACGGGACGCCTCGATCTCGTCGGCGACGGCTTCGAGGAAGTCAGCGCGTGCCTCGGGGGTCGTCGCGCGGTAGCCGGCGAACGCCTCGGCTGCGGCGGTGGTGGCGGTGGTGACGTCGGGCTGCTCGGAGTCGGCTCCGGCGATGATCGAGCGGTAGCTCATGGTCCCTTCCTATCGGGTTGGTTCTAGGGAGGTCGGCGTCAGGAGATTCGGGCGACGAGGTCGCGCAGCTCGGCGACCTCGTCCTCGCGCAGGTCGGTCAGCGGCGGTCGGACCGGGCCGGCCGGTCGACCGGTCGCGGCCAGCCCACCCTTGACGATCGACACGGCATAGCCTGACGTGCGGTCACGGATGTCGAGGTACGGGATCACGAACTCGTTGAGACGACGGTAGACCTCGTCGCGGTCCTGGGCCCGCACGGCATCGTAGAACTCGATCGCCCACTTCGGCGCGAAGTTGAACAGCGCCGAGGAGTAGGTGCTCACGCCGAGCTGGAGCAGCGGCAGCGCGAAGGTCTCGGCCGTCGGCAGACCGCCGATGTAGGTGAGCCGGTCGCCGACGCGGGCGTAGGTGCGGGTCATCTGCTCGATGTTGCCGACGCCGTCCTTGAAGCCGATCAGCGTGGGGTTGCGGTCGGCGAGCTGCGCGACGGCCTTGTCGTGCAGGACCGCGTTGGCGCGGCTGTAGACGATCACGCCGAGACCGGTGGCCTCACAGACGCGGCTGGCATGCTCGACCAGGCCGTCCTGACCCGCCTCGGTGAGGTAGGGCGGCATCAGCAGCAGACCATCGGCACCGGCGGCCTCCGCCGCCTTCGCCTGTGCGATGGCGTTGGAGGTGCTGCCCGTCGCCGGCGCCAGGACGGGAACCGCGCCGGCCACCTCGTCGACGGCCGCGCGCACGACCCGGTCGGTCTCCTCCAAGGTCAGCGAGAAGCCCTCGCCTGTCCCGCCGGCCGCGAAGAGGCCTGCGACGGGGTACTCGGCCAGCCAGCTCAAGTGCTTGCGATAGTTCGCTTCGTCGAACTGCAGGTCATCGGTGAAGTGAGTGACCGGGAACGAGAGAAGCCCGCTCTTGAGCTGGGCGGCCAGGTCGGTCGGGCTGTACTCGGTCACGAGTCACGTCCTTCAGGTGTTGTGAGGCAGAAGTGGTGCCCATCACGTTATGAACGTTCGGCGATGCCTGTCCAAGCCCGAATTTGAATCTCGTGATGCGTGTGGGGCATCGCGGGGGGTCTAGGCGTGAGTTCGTTGAGACAGCACGGCCCGGTGGTCGAGCTTGTCGAGACCCCCTCGCCCCGGTGGTCGAGCTGGTCGAGACCCCCTCGCCCCGCTGGTCGAGCTTGTCGAGATCTCTCTCGCCCCGCTGGTCGAGCCGCCGGAGCCGCTAGGCGGAGGCGTGTCGAGACCAACACAGTTCCCTGCCGGAACGTCCCACCCGAAGGCCGGACAGGGCCGCCGACCCGGGTGTGGCGCAGCGAAGTCTCGCTTCGGAACGGTGCTGTTCGTGGGGTGGGAGGGTGGTCCTCCGGGCCACTTACCATCCACAGGACCGAGGCCGTTCGCTCACCGCGAAAACAGCGGTTGACCTGCGGATATAAGTAGAATCGAGCGGTCGAAAGGAGTAGAATCAGACCCACCACGACACGCCTCTGAACACACGGGAGAGGAGGGCGGCGATGAGTCTCGAGCACGAGATCAACCACTGGGGCACCAACCCCGTGGACCCCATCGACGCAGAGCTCGCTGCCCTCGAATCCTCCCTCGACAACCTGCTCGCTAGGGACCCCGCCTACTGGCGCACCGGCGAAAAGAAGAACCGGCTGAAGCGCCTGGAGATCATCCAGGCCAAGCAGGCCGCGCTGAAGCTCCGGATCCTCGCTACTGCCGGTGATATCGCCGAAGAGACCGGCGCGAAAGATGCCTCGGGGTGGATGCTGACCGAGCTCCTCGTCGACAAGAAGATCGGCCGCGCTGAGGTGAAACTGGCTGCCGGTGTCGCGAAGTACGAGCTCGTCGCTGCCAGCCTCGCCGAGGGTGTCGTGTCCCAGGACAAGGCCCGGGTGATCACCAAGGCCCTCGAGGCGGTCGAAGCAGACCCGACCGCCACTGCTGATGACCTGGCCTACGCGGAGAAGCTGTTGGTCGACTACGCCACCGAGCTGACCGCCGACGACCTCAAGAACATCGGGAAACGGATCCTGGTCGAGGTCGACCCCGAACGGTTCGAGGCCGCCGAAGCCAAAGCCCTCCACCGGGAGGAAGAACACGCCCAACGGCGCACCTTCTTTCAATCCCGCGCCAACGGCGACGGCACCGTCGATATCCACGCCCGGGTCTCCTACGCGGTCGGGATGAGGCTGCGCACCGTCCTGGACTCCCTGGCTCAGCCGAGGAAGCTCTCTGCCGAGGACCGGGGCCGCAAAGCACCGTATGAC
Coding sequences within:
- the kdgD gene encoding 5-dehydro-4-deoxyglucarate dehydratase, coding for MTEYSPTDLAAQLKSGLLSFPVTHFTDDLQFDEANYRKHLSWLAEYPVAGLFAAGGTGEGFSLTLEETDRVVRAAVDEVAGAVPVLAPATGSTSNAIAQAKAAEAAGADGLLLMPPYLTEAGQDGLVEHASRVCEATGLGVIVYSRANAVLHDKAVAQLADRNPTLIGFKDGVGNIEQMTRTYARVGDRLTYIGGLPTAETFALPLLQLGVSTYSSALFNFAPKWAIEFYDAVRAQDRDEVYRRLNEFVIPYLDIRDRTSGYAVSIVKGGLAATGRPAGPVRPPLTDLREDEVAELRDLVARIS
- a CDS encoding aldehyde dehydrogenase (NADP(+)) yields the protein MSYRSIIAGADSEQPDVTTATTAAAEAFAGYRATTPEARADFLEAVADEIEASRPEIVEAAVAESHLPEGRISGEVGRTTGQLRMFAGVVRRGDHLGVRIDPALPDRTPLPRADIRQRQIPLGPVAVFGASNFPLAFSTAGGDTASALAAGCPVVVKGHPAHPLTGYLVAQAVTRAVQNAGLPVGTFSYLLSTDFKAGIELGQTLVVDPRIKAVGFTGSRGGGLAIAAAAAARPEPIPVYAEMSSINPVVVLSGALDGDVDALATAYVGSLTLGAGQFCTNPGLLFLPKSEAGDAFLAAAGRATAEAVGGTMLTSGIASAYEKGIATLRATDGVTVVGEGKAGTEDAPAPQIVEAARLDGVTDEIFGASGVVIRYDSVEELLPSLSSLEGQLTATVHATDADDEAAAQVVSALELKVGRILFNGWPTGVEVGHAMVHGGPFPATSDSRTTSVGSLAIERFQRPVAYQDVPTALLPEAVRDDNPWHLARRIDGELQLP
- a CDS encoding HNH endonuclease signature motif containing protein, producing MSLEHEINHWGTNPVDPIDAELAALESSLDNLLARDPAYWRTGEKKNRLKRLEIIQAKQAALKLRILATAGDIAEETGAKDASGWMLTELLVDKKIGRAEVKLAAGVAKYELVAASLAEGVVSQDKARVITKALEAVEADPTATADDLAYAEKLLVDYATELTADDLKNIGKRILVEVDPERFEAAEAKALHREEEHAQRRTFFQSRANGDGTVDIHARVSYAVGMRLRTVLDSLAQPRKLSAEDRGRKAPYDRLLGQAFARIVETYDVDQLPRHGGHATTVFITMDVEDLRKDLGTAAFGFDGDKITAAEARRMACNADLIPVVLGTDSEILDFGRTTRLAPPVQHRALRLRDKCCQAEDCDAPAAWTEAHHLKPWSQGGGTDLANMVLLCPSDHRRIHDPNYDYERLPDGRIRFSRRV